The Sphingobium sp. BYY-5 genome contains a region encoding:
- a CDS encoding P-loop NTPase, translated as MNQNSTTKGHGSLIERATEIYDFSAALKGRAAPVVALPAAPVEPIAPIFAAPVDAPVVRAPAWTGAVQPIDHVGLAEAGCLQPDGPVTAMSEEFRLLKRDLLAQLQGSARGNRILVCSAHSGDGKSFCAINLALSLAAEKDREILLVDADFGKPGIPARLGLTAGPGLMDALADPNIAIEDCIIRTDLPSLAVLPAGERSNNDTEYLASARTQQLFARLTEGRPDRILIFDSPPLLAASPAAVLASHAAIALLVVRADRTSESAVREAAMMLKGGAQVQLLLNAVRFTGGRRFGSYYSKGEPRS; from the coding sequence ATGAACCAGAATAGCACCACCAAGGGCCACGGATCGCTGATCGAGCGCGCGACCGAGATTTATGATTTCAGCGCCGCGTTAAAGGGACGTGCGGCCCCCGTGGTCGCCCTGCCCGCTGCACCGGTGGAACCGATCGCGCCGATATTCGCTGCCCCCGTCGATGCGCCGGTCGTGCGTGCGCCGGCCTGGACAGGAGCGGTCCAGCCCATCGATCATGTTGGGCTGGCCGAGGCGGGCTGCCTTCAGCCCGACGGCCCGGTGACGGCCATGAGCGAGGAATTCCGCCTGCTCAAGCGCGACCTGCTCGCCCAGTTGCAGGGCAGTGCGCGGGGCAACCGCATCCTCGTCTGTTCGGCGCATAGTGGCGACGGCAAGAGCTTCTGCGCGATCAATCTGGCGCTCAGCCTGGCGGCGGAGAAGGATCGGGAGATACTGCTGGTCGATGCCGATTTCGGCAAGCCGGGGATTCCGGCCAGGCTGGGTCTGACCGCTGGGCCGGGCTTGATGGATGCGCTGGCCGATCCGAATATCGCGATCGAGGATTGCATCATTCGCACTGATTTGCCCTCGCTGGCGGTGCTGCCGGCTGGCGAGCGCAGCAACAACGACACCGAATATCTGGCTTCGGCCCGGACCCAGCAATTGTTCGCGCGGCTGACCGAGGGGCGGCCGGATCGCATCCTGATCTTCGATTCCCCGCCACTGCTCGCGGCGTCGCCCGCCGCCGTGCTGGCTAGCCACGCCGCGATCGCGCTGCTGGTCGTGCGTGCCGACAGGACGAGCGAGAGCGCGGTGCGCGAAGCCGCCATGATGCTGAAGGGCGGGGCGCAGGTGCAATTGCTGCTCAATGCCGTCCGCTTCACCGGCGGCCGCCGCTTTGGCAGCTATTATTCCAAGGGAGAGCCGCGGTCATGA